A DNA window from Phyllostomus discolor isolate MPI-MPIP mPhyDis1 chromosome X, mPhyDis1.pri.v3, whole genome shotgun sequence contains the following coding sequences:
- the LOC114505440 gene encoding small ubiquitin-related modifier 2-like, translating to MAHQKPKKRVKTENNDCINLKVVGQHDSVVQFNINRHTPLSKLVKVYCEQQLKMEAENTLNVFQQQTGHVY from the exons ATGGCCCACCAAAAGCCCAAGAAAAGAGTCAAGACTGAGAACAATGATTGCATTAATTTGAAGGTGGTGGGGCAACATGATTCTGTGGTGCAGTTTAACATTAATAGGCATACACCACTTAGTAAACTAGTGAAAGTCTACTGTGAACAAC AGTTGAAAATGGAGGCTGAAAATACACTTAATGTGTTCCAGCAGCAGACAGGACATGTCTACTAA